The genomic window ATATATTAGGAAAAAAGTAATCTTATAATCAACCACACTGAAATAAGACAATGAAAATTTTTGCTGATAACTAATGACATCATCTTAATAAACCAGAAACAAAATTATAATCTAGCAACAAGACCACCAGTACTGcagtataaaacatttatttaaaactcTCCAATATTATTTTCAGACATTGAAAAAACCAATTAAAAGTTTCTCTAAATTACGGGAATAAATTTTCAATAGTATGTCAGTGCCACACACTGCATTACATCAACTGAAGAGTTTTTGACTGCATTACAACAAAATCATTAAGGTTACATCACAtttaataaactgtaaaaaaaatttattttaatttgtgcataGTATTACTCAGAAAATATGATTATCTTTTTTAAGATAATGTAATTACCAGAAGAGCTAAAGAGACTGCTTCATATGACTTGCATGGCCCATTTCATCAAAGGCAAAACTGATATTagttgttataaaatttaaacatttctgTGTTGTAGCCTTACTGTAATATGCTAAATTTATGAGCAGGTTTAGGACAATTTGCTGAAAATAATAGATTTTATAAGGCCTAAATTCAACAATAGTACTGTTGTAAAATGGATACAATCATTTTCAGAAATCATCTCAAAAAAAACCTTCACACACCGAATGAACATAATTTATTGCAAGGTAGACTAAGACAACTTAGCATGATGATGACATGCCACTCAACATGATGGTAACATAATGACAGCTATGGAACAGCCTTAACACAGCTCTATCAGCTACTGAACTGTCTGAAAGGTAGGggtctgcgaatattcgaaatcaaaaaaatattcgcgaataatttattattcgattCGAGATCTCGAATTGAATCGTTTATGAAAAAAATCGAAATACTTGTTACTTTTTATCTTGCACATTTTTATTGGCCGGTATTCGTAGGACGTAAATATTAAAATCCCGTTAATATAACAATAAGAATTTGGTTACATCTATTATGAGCCGCGTTTTTAACTTTAGACGCATGCAGCCAAAACTAAAATAAGCAGAAAATTACGTATTGTTTGTTTACTTCATTCATAAGTCGATTCTGCCAATGGTTGAAAATGATTATCGAACGCACGATTGTCACACACGAATCGACTTAGTATAACGTCACGCATACTtcacaaaatctttaaaaacagtgtgtaaatattgtgttttatttgGGAATTCTCCAAATTTGGCATATTTTTAGTGAGCTAAATTGGCAGACAAAGCAAAACGTAAAAGAAGtggtttgtgattatattttgaGCAAGGTGACGGCGAAGCAATTTGCTCGAACAGCAACAAACGGTTAAAGACGCTGACAGGTTTGTTGGGCCAGCGTACATTGGTGTTTAATAATGCGTCAATGTACTCAGGTCGTGTCCTAAATATCAGATTTTACAAACCAAATTATTATGTATGTGACACGATATTGTGTACAGATTTATGTCATGTTGTGCTGTATAAATCAATTTGTACGTCCAGTTTTGTATGTagcggatttttttttgtggggggggggggataaaccACGCCATGTTGTTAACCTTCAAAACACATATACGGCggtaaaataaatgtgtttagGAGTAAACCGTTGTTTGTCTTGTTCTTAAGCCTTGTTAATAATTAAGTGTTGTAGTAAATTGTATAccatgttgttgtttttttcctaaaaattattgtggtaaatgTATCATTTTCAAATGTAGACATTTTTGGATTTAGgggtcaaattattattataattagtgCTACGACGAGTGCTAAAAAGTGACTTTCAAAATAcgtccacattaaaaaaaaaatacataaataccgTGTTttacgcataatcgtcgcacattttatactaaaatcaagtttgaaaggtAGAGGTGTGACTtttgtgcgaaaaaaaaaaattgttgggtaaagttattcataaacgTAAATTACGTTCATTTAAAAATTAGAGTATACAAACTCacgttaaacaatttaaattaataagttgtgcaaccaaaacattttgtttaactttaaatagaaaaacgaaaACCATGAGCAGCAACTAACGCTAAACTTTTGTTGTAGTATGCACGGAGCAAGAGTGTAGAATGTAGTTAACTCTGCACTCAACAGAGTGCGCGCGTTGCATGCATTCGGCGAGCTATCGATTtcgatcttcgactacgtgcgcgcgctctatacgggaatcaacataacTAAACATGAATGACGCCAACTAGCGCTGACTGCATTATAagcacgggggagaaactctaattaccgagactgagacctagttttttgaagtagttatgggcccgtccgcttgatagtagtagttttcataatatattgctgacataactacattaatttattaggagaagtaaggtataagctattatcaggcaaacaaaccagtgaaaattcactctatttaggtagccactaattttgtggtgtgtaatacaatgagtttttgcacatcctactcctttatttattacaaaacagcattaagtattttcacattgattaaattagttttgcaccGCCAagaagataacttaatataaccaaaaaaaacgtattaactaaaaaaactttgtatgagaacctctattccgattttttatttgctgatagTTATGGGCCCGCTCAATAGATAGCGACATATGTcacgtgaaacatggtttcagtttccactgtaagagtcgcacttctttacttccctccttgttctgtgattaTAAGCTGTATCCAGCTGCGACGAAGACGGAACACACAAAGTGCATAACTTTTGAACacgtattttacatttttaaaagaaaatttacacgtcagacaacttcgtatttctatTAATTCAATTAGTAAGTGGTAATAtctgaattaataataaatttaaactttaaagtaCATGGTTTTAGACGAGAAACCTACCatcacaaagcgctcggaatctaacagcgggaccaaaaacattatgcaacgtttatgcaagaatttttttctcCACATTTTGATGGCCTAAAATTgttgtgcgacgattatgcgataaaacacggtactcaTAACGAATCAGACACAACCTGAATCTAGGCACACTTCATCTGGGGGTCCACAATTACCCTTTTTCATTCTTAAACTCAATTGAGGTGTGTAAGAGAGAGGTAGTAGGTAccattgtatgtatttttttttctaggaaCAACCACCACCCTCAAGAGTCATTTGTCCAGGCATCATGTAACAGTTTATGAAGAGTACCTTAAATCACTAGCAAACCCAGAATCAGAGTCAGTTTTACCTACAagtaaaaacacattaaaacaacAGACAGTGTCACATTTTTTCCAAGAAAAACTACCTCTTCCTTCCCAAGGAAAAGAAGCAAAAGCTATTTCAGATAAAATTGCAAGAATGTTGGCATTGTGCCATCTGCCATACACTTTTGTGGAGGAAAACAGTTTCAAAGATCTGATGAAACACTTGAAACCCAACTGCAAAATAGGTACCTGTTATTACTACATTTTCACGGAACATTATTCCAGAACTTTACAAAACTGAACACAAAAAGCTGGAGGACATGCTACACAAAGATTTGTGTTTAGATGACGATATGCAAGCCACATGCTGCCAATGTCTTGCATTGACTACTGACAACTGGTCATCCAGAGCAGGTGCTGGGTACGTGCCCCTTACATGTCATTACCTGACACAGTGTTTTCAGTATAAGTCTTTCACTCTGGGAAACACTGTTATGAAAGATTCTCACACAGGTGAAAATCTTAGACATGTTCTATCTGACATGTGTCAAAGGTGGCATATACCACCTCCCATGCAGAATAGCAATATAAAGATTTATATTGTTACCGATAATGCTAGCAATTTGCACGCTGCAATTTCTGGTACTCAGTGGAACCAAAGACAATGTTTTGCTCATACGTTACAGTTGGCAATTCATGACGCAAAGAGTTCTACACCTAATGTAACCGGTCTCATTTCCCAATCCCGTGCAATTGTTGGACACTATAATCGAAGCCATGCTTCAACAATGAGACTGAAAACCCTACAAGAAACCATGAACCTCCCACCATTGAAGCTCATACAAGATGTTGAGACACTGGTGCAATGAATTCATGATGCTCGAAAGATTAATATCTTTGAAAGAGGCAATTGCTGCGGAACTGACAGCATCTAATTCAGACATTGAGGGCCTTTCTTCGTCACAATGGAAATTAGCTGTAGGGGTTGTTGAGGTACTCAAGCCTTTTGCTGAGGCAACACAAGAATCTAGTGGAAATTCATATCCTACATCATCAATGATCATACCAATGATTCATTGCTTGGAGGCATCTACTAAAAATCATATAAGAAGGAATGAAAATGGCACCGGTATACCATTTGCTCGAAATTTggtgaaatcattaaaaaaagtagATTTCCTCTGTATAAAATGGACACTGTAAATGTTCTTAGTACATTCACAGATCATAGGTACAAACTTGCAGTCTTCAGTGAAAATGAAAAAGACAATGCTATATCTTTAGTGAAAAATGAAATATCAAGGTTAATGAAAGTAACTAAAACCTTATGCATCGAGAAAGTGTCCCCTCAGCCAACAGAACCAACAACATCTTCAGCTGTGTCACTGTGGGATGAGCTAGACAAATTGCCTCTGACATCACACAAGACAGCCACAGATGACATTGAAAaagaaattttggaatatttgtcAGCAGCTAGTTTACCGAGGACCACCAATCCATTTGAATGGTGGGAAAAAAACAAAGATCACTATCCACATTTGGCTGCTGTAGCCAGATATTACTTACATATTCCAGCTACACAAGTGGCAAGTGAGAGAGTGTTTTCCACTGCAGGGAACAAAGTCGCAGATCGTCGTGAAATGCTTCTGCCACAGCATGTTGAGCAACTCACATTTCTCCatgataatttaaaatgaaatcacaaaaattaatCTAGGGCTTGTtccagtttattttgttttaagataTGGAtggcataaaaattattatgtattttatgcctatcatttaattacattttactttgtgtaatttttttaaatattttgataggTATGTGAATTCTTGttaacttttcagcaaataacATTTGTACGGATCTGAATATCAGTGTGCTTAATGTCGTCATGGTTTCACAATTCATTGCTTGTGTACATAAATGTGTGTTAAGTGTTAAGCTTCAAATAAAGCTTCCTTGCACTAGTTAGGTTGTATGTATATAAGGTCATACATGTTAAATTTATTAGGTACTGACTATTTACCTAAATAATTAATATCACATGtctaaaaataattgaattttgcTAACCGTGTGGAATTAGTAATCCTgggtcaaacaaatattttatctaCAATAAGTAATACAATAAtcaattcgaaaaaaattcgaaattcgggAATAATTTTGCATTCAATTCGAAATTcgatttgatttttaaaatgctgATTCGCAGACCTCTACTGAAAGGTGTCTGCTTCAAGGGGAAGTGAAGTTAGCAAAATACAATCCAAGGCAAGTTGCACTGTGCACACATGAGCCACATTTATATGCAATATGCATACTTACAATGAGGATAACGTAAGCACTCAATTGTAATGTGAATCATGAGAACTGATGTCATACTGTAGTTATCTACATAACATTTCATTTTAATCTATGAACccaaatttgtaacaaatacaTAATACTCATTTAGTATCTTTACTGagcattttcaaaataaatcattataacaTGCAATTTATTCTAAATGCTAGTGGTTTATGTCAACAGTCAAAAATTCACACTTTTTTTGGATCCGTTCTTTTCCAATTTCCAATACTGCTGTAAACTTGAGTAAAGTATGGCTATATTAAGACCACTGCTTAAATACTTTATACAGTACGTAAAAATTAAGTCAACTTTCACAGACGAACGTAACATTACAGCCAGATAAAAAGCTGCAGACTTTCTTACTCATCGTTTATAGAAGTTCCATTACTCACTAACTGCAACAGGAATGTGGGATTGTTAGCTTTGGCTCTGACAAACATACCAAAGTGAGCTCCGCTCGATGCTCGTCTCTTCACAAAACCACATTGTACTCGATCACAGGGCACCTCGCGACATCGTCCCTTCAAGGGACAAGGACAGAAGGTCTCCAAGACCATCACAAGAAATAAGGCGTGGTGGTTTGCGGGGGGATCACCCTCTCCGAGTCAGGCACTGCATGGAAGAGTTTCGGCTCCCGCTGATCGAGGCCGGTGAACTCCAGGATGGAGGCAATGTTACCACACCGATAGCAGTAATTGGGTGCCGACCACACTGTCACCAACTTGTCGTCGAACATGTACTTGTAACCTGCACTCAACGAGAACATATCACTATTACCATTAAGAACTGATCATGAAgtttcttctaaaaaaaattttcttctttataGAAGAgaatgcaaaaagaaaaaaatatttcacctaaaaacaaaatagttttgGTCATAAAAAAACAGGCAGCCAAATTCATGAATCATATTAactgtttacaaaatatattttaaaaaaatatataaaaaaatggttaCGTATAAGGAAGAAATAATGGACTAGACGTAAACATACAActcaaatatatgtattttttagttaaattttataatatagtaATATATTATTACTTTAGAAGAGACACAGAACTCAATTAAAAAAGCAATCCctaaaatttataacaggtaatttttttttatgttcagtgAAATAATACAAGTTgttgatttattttatactttataaagtaatatctaaaacgtttgtgctCTGTGGGTGTGTCTGGCAACAGCAGAGCACAGCGCTCACCTTCGTGCACCAGCTGGTGGGCCCTGCAGATGAGCTGCAGGCTGTTGATGGCCATGAACTCGTGAGCCACCTTCGCCCCGAACAGCCAGCCGGCCCCCCGCGGGCTCACCGCCCACGTCTCCACGTCTTCCGGGTCCGACCACACCAGGTCGCAGAACGCACCTGAGCGCAAACCACAGCCGTCACACCGCCGGCAAGCAAACTGGAGTCATTACATCTGGTGGCTGACTCACACTTTTAGCGTATATCATATTGGAAGTTCAAAAAGGTGAGATATGAAGTCGGGTACAGCCTGGAGTCAAATGAATTCGCGGAATAATCGAGgctctgggaaaaaaaaaaaaaaagggtgggggaatttatttacttttactaTTTAACAACACCACCCTTAACTTTCAaaatagcctacagttcacagggatgaaaaccacaaccacaacccggaAAGTTCctaagtttaccgaagtaaaagacACTGAAATCCGACTAACTACCAAATACCAGAGAGTTGATAAAAAGCCACGCAATAAGTAATAATACCTGATAATTAACTGTGAGTGAGATTAATTTCAATAGGGGTGgttttttaaaaaggtaaatgCATACACCTATTTGATCCCTAGACCAAATTTAAACAACTCTTATTCCCTTAATTATCCTATGCTTCGTAGGTGGCAAATACTATGACTTCTACAGCTTGTATTTCAACTTTTGTCTTCAGCTACAGTCATTATGCTCTAATTTTCTACAAGTTACTTAGTTTAATCAACCCTGAATGCTTTGAAATATGGCCAAATAAACTAAACCTATATAAAGTAAAACTTCATTTATCCGGCCCTCGTTGATCTGGATATCCAAATAATCTGGATCAGATTTGCAaacattttatttgatgtttgcATAATGATGACAACTGAAGTCTACATCTATGAAAATAAAGACAGTTAGCACACGTAGCCTGTATAAATGTAGGATATCCTCGCAAAGATCACCACAAGCAGCAaaaaatacctaccaattaatttttacaatgctACGTTTGAACAGCACCCACAGTATAGTACAAGTGTCATTCTAAAAGTAAATAACATTTTGATGTGACGAGCCACACAGTTCTGTCACCACCCCCCCACCACTGTGTCATGGACCCGCCCACTTTTTCGCATCAGTCTGACACTAACAGCGCCACAAGGGGTTGACATGAATTGATTCACCAGCTGTAAACAGCACTGGGAGTGTGTGTTGACCTTAATTCCTACCCCTCACTTCCCCTCCCACAATCTCTTCAGTTTTACTACTGTTTTCAAATGGCACTTTTCACTTTGTTTGTTGTCTGTACAATTCAGCaggattgtttttgtttttaactttattgCTACACATGTTGATTTTGCTTATTATTAAACTCTTCGGGAATATAGCCTTAAAATGGCATCAAAGTGAAAGAAGGTTGTGGTTTCAATGGATAAAAAGTTGGACAGCATTAATCCAATTGATAAAGGAGAAGCACTGAAGAAAATAGCTGTGGAATAGGGAGCTAGAACATCAACAGTCTCTgactggatgatgcaaaaaaaaaaaaacttgaagatttttaatgtaaaatgatAAGTAATGACTGTTTGGAAGGCAGaggaactacaaaaaaaaatgaaacattgtCTGGACCGCTCTTGGCCCGAAAAACTTTGAGCTTAAACAAAAAGTTACTTAATCCCGAACTAAAATTCACTGCTAGACAAGGGTGACTAGAGCATTGGAAAAACTGGCACAACATTCACTAACTTACTGTGATTGGAGAGAGCTTGCCTAGTGATGTTCtgttcctgaaatatttaaaatggacttaaaacaatttttttttatctgagcaATCAAATTTATAATGCTGACAAAACTGGGCTTTTTAATTGGATGCTTCCGAGCAAAAACGTTAGTGTCAAAGCTTGAAGACTCGGCTAAGGGCCACAAGTAAAGCAAAGATAGGCTAACTGCTATGGCTTGTAGTAATGCATCAGGGAAACATAAGTTTTCTCTTGCCATTGAAGAAAATTCAAGAATCCCCGATCACTAAAAAATGTTAATACAATTCATTGCCAGTAATTGACCACCACAACAAAAAATGTGTGGATGGgcagtttttttgtttaaaaactgtTTTTGATAACTTTGTTCCTGTACTACAAAAATTCCTGAAAGGAAATAGTTTACCAGAAAAATCAATTTTACTAAACGACAATGCTCTGCCTCATCCGGAAGAGCAAGAACTCGTAACTGGAAGAATTCAAGAGAAATTTCTTCCACCAAACTTAATCCCACTGCTGTAGCCTATGGACCAGGGAATCCTTGAAACCAtcaaataagtttataaaaaaactgCATGGTAAAACAATTAAagagaaaggagaaaaaaaatgacatttacGTAGTTGCTAATGCTTGGGATTGCATCACAAAAAGCTCTTTGAAAAAAATCATGGAAAAAACTGTGGCCTGCTATTGGTGCGAAATGGCACACAATGATTTGGTGCAAGTGGCAGCAGATGACCTACAAATGTTAGGAACAATAAGTGGGTGCTCAGACGATCTGGAAGACGCCAGTGAATGGCTGAAAGACAACAATGATGGTGGCTCAGGAACTATGACAGAAGAAGAAAATGAAATGGTATGCACATCTACAGCAGACAGTGAGGAAGATGGCATGGACAAGGAGAAAGTGATCACATCCAacaacagacaacacaagaaGACGCTACACACCAGCTGACTAACATCATGGCGTTAATGGAGCGTCAGTCCGACATCCCTCCAGCTGAACTATTAATGATAAAGCATTTGTGTGACCAAGCTTCATTCAAATGCCATATATGTTTAAAACAGAAGAAAGTGAACAAATTCTTTGTCAAGAAATgatgtattaagtatttaatttttttttcttgtaaacaatattatattttgttgcaAAACATAGTTTATCGTAATCAATGGTAAATCTTCTTATTTAAGGGTTTTGTTTTGCTATTACCCATACTGCCCAGTTTTTGATTGTCCAGATCGCTCTTGGGTTCCAGTTAGTCTGAATAAACTAAGTTTAAatgtatatgttttaaaaaaaccttatgtactgtgtactaactaaaactaaataaattttaataaaaagtaattttgaaaCATGTTACCTTACATACCAACTCATTTTCTGCTTTTGTCTAAAACACTATActtcaaaagaatattttttgaGGTAATAATAACAGTCAaaagtttttaatgatttttaaaaaccatttgaaaatatgttacatttaaaaaaatttaatggagcTACTGGATATGTACAAAATGTTGGGTGCACTACTCAAAATAATATTAagcatttcaaataaaattattaataaaacttgaaacactttatCAGAAAATAACAAACCTTTATGAGGAATTTCCTGATTCCTTTCGATGCAACGAATTTGGTCCAGTGTTTTTATGTCTGGAGACAGTCCGCCGTGAACACACAAAACATGTTCGTCAATGAGCTGTTAACACAAAACAATTCTCAGTCATACAACAGAATAACGTGCAGCATATAACAATGAAAGTAATGCCAGCAGGCAAAAGAAAACATACCGCAGCCACTGTGAGAAGGTCAAACACTTGACAGCAATACCTCCAGGCATTGGCGTTTCCATATTTGTTTTGACACTCATCTGgaagaaaacaataacaatcaTTATAAATACCACTGCATAAGGTTGGAGActgtaacaaattttatttttaacaatgctcaataaagtttttttttttctcattaatcTACAAGTGATGTACAGTATAAGAGTAATTTAATCAATAAACATTACATCATCAAAATATGTGATTTCAGTCAAATTCCTTCAATCAACTTTCAAGGtaactgggaaaaaaaattttatgtaaaatgctgtagcatttaaaaatacagatattttacTAGATGAGCATTATGTAGAACCCCAAAAAAGTATAAATACAGAAAAGTGTAAAATGTGGGACCATTCAAAAGGTATTCCACAGTACAGTGAAAGGTGTTTAATCCGGCATTCTATGGTTCAGCACAATCTGTAGTCCAGCAAAAGTCGAGCCACTCACGTACGGATTCTCTCAGGTGGATCAGAATGCTGACCTCTACCACCAGGTGGCATTACTATGTCATCAGTCTTTTTAGTTCGCTTAGAATTTATACTTACTGTCTGTTTTTATTAAAGTACAGTGTTTCCTCTTTTCTAGCgtgttacatttcacatttacaCATTTTCACGTTtggtattctaaaaaaaaaaatacacacatattGATGTTTAATCATCTGGAAAAGTCACTAATCTGGCATGGCTGCAGTCTCAAATGCACTGGATCAAACACCTTTCActgtacttattaaattaatCAGTAAAATTTGATGAACACACAAACCACCCTAAGTCTGTGCAAAGCTTAGACTAAGCAAATCAAAGTTCTTTTTAATATTCTATATGACTTCGCCAacaaatttactttctttttatttgaagcttcagttGTGATGCAAAGATTTGTGTCTAATGTGAAACTTTgcgtttgttgcaaagctttaaaaattaaaacataaacgaCTTAAGATTAGCTCATgaaaaaaattagcttttttCTGTGTTGCATATGTTTTGTTTGAATAAACTTGGtttcttaaaaaaatcataaGGTGGCACTcagtttgcttttatgaatgttcAATATTAATGTTATACATGGTTATTTTATTGAATGATATTATATGTAGGGCCCAATTTagtaatcacttaatcagttaaaacattacaaacctaaaatgatttttttttaaacttaaatcccgtattttaaaaagtaagtgtaatacagctttgcCGAGAACAATATTCACATTCGACTCAACTTCgcgaatattttaatattttaaacgttcaatttgatattcgcttcaTATCAAAAAACGATTATGCACAGACCTAAACCACCCTACGGTAAAATTACAATCTCAGCAACAGATCAACAGTGGTATCGTtcgaaaaaatgtatttcaatacATTATAAAGAGTAACTTTAGTATTACTTCTAAGATAATAATAaagaagtaaaaaatttttttagagtaaATTATGTTTCTTATCTTCCAAGAAACCAGCTTCCTGAATGTcagcaaaataaacaaaaacaagtgtgcacacacacgcacgcacacacacacacacacacacacatctataTCTGAAAACATGGACATTAACTAaactaagaattaaaaaaaaagggcaaaactACTTTTGAAAATTCTCTGAGCTCAATGAAATTAATCAACCACACATAAGtctacatattttaaatttaattaaatgttagaaATATTAAGCAAACTTAAGCAAATTTCATAGATCACAACACAGTTCACAATGTtaaaaatctcaccataaaatccGTAAACCTGGGTTATTTGCCTTGACTCATGGTTACCTCTTAGTAACGTAATGCGGTCAGACCATTTTGCCTTTAACGTCAGTAACCTAGTAAAGGTCTCGAGACTGTAGTAGCCCCTGTCCACAAAGTCACCCATGAATATGTAGTTTGTATCCGGGACAGGGCCACCAGTGCGAAATAGTTCTTCCAAGTCAtagaactggaaaaaaaattatatatatatattaatttgtcGTAGTAATCGAAAAGTTCATACAtttataacaaaacaaatttatagACAATGATGAGAGTAGAAGATACCTTTtcattgaggaaaaaaaaatcatttaaaataatgattttgtgaataatataaaaaagtatatttctACTAAAATTGAGATGtgcaaattaattaaagtttaatgACTTCTCGACAGAGGTTGTTAGAGTATGATATGGAGCAGCTACGAAATGAATTTAGTTGGGGAAATCGAGGTAGTCTGAGGAAACCCACAGGCTCATGTAAGCCCtcagaaacaatttaaaaaattgaaaaaaaattcaggtttGTCACATCTGGAAATCCAAATCTGACAGCCTTGGTGATAAATGTGGCCCCCATACCTGTTAACATTCATCATTTGATATGTTtccataataatcatttaaacaCAGGATAATTCAAGTACCAGTACCACAAAATCCTAAGTTAAGATCCTCTTAGCATCAGCAGGTTAACACTTGGTCTAACACGATACATTGGCTGTTTTGTTTTTCtgtaatttctattttttaaaggCTTGCCTGTAAATTCATCCATTTTATATTTCATCACAAATTTTGCCActagatatttactaaacatcaTACGCTAGTTATAAAATGCTGAGTGATTTTAACAGCTTCTAGTTAACtctagataaatataaatatcctgtcacaaaaattgagaaaaaacaTTATGTGCAAGAGATTTGATGAGATGAATTTAGGCAATGAACTGTAAATCTCTATCCAATGTGCAAGACCAAACCTTACGTGATCCACCTAGCAAGtaatgtatttgtgttagtgatgaTAGTGCAACACTAGTGGTGTTTCTAGCACAGTCTGTATGTAGTGCATACGGTATGAAAACCGTACCATTACACTGTAGAGAAACAAAGATGAAGATAGAAGATATATTGCAAGTCCCcatagtgctttcaagaatctct from Bacillus rossius redtenbacheri isolate Brsri chromosome 1, Brsri_v3, whole genome shotgun sequence includes these protein-coding regions:
- the LOC134534974 gene encoding serine/threonine-protein phosphatase 6 catalytic subunit, translated to MAESDVDKWIEIARDCKYLPENDLKKLCDLVCDILLEESNVQPVSTPVTVCGDIHGQFYDLEELFRTGGPVPDTNYIFMGDFVDRGYYSLETFTRLLTLKAKWSDRITLLRGNHESRQITQVYGFYDECQNKYGNANAWRYCCQVFDLLTVAALIDEHVLCVHGGLSPDIKTLDQIRCIERNQEIPHKGAFCDLVWSDPEDVETWAVSPRGAGWLFGAKVAHEFMAINSLQLICRAHQLVHEGYKYMFDDKLVTVWSAPNYCYRCGNIASILEFTGLDQREPKLFHAVPDSERVIPPQTTTPYFL